In a genomic window of Bemisia tabaci chromosome 1, PGI_BMITA_v3:
- the LOC109032213 gene encoding cytoplasmic FMR1-interacting protein-like isoform X3 — MLSTWRCCSRAIPQPKSNEQSNWVEIYEKTAEVLAPEVKKLLNFMYFQCHPVLESYGRFTHPAGVAEQEFLSTQNKIQDTVEENLEKIIGYKELLFDVVNLCVHMFETKMYLTPTEKHMLVKVSQ; from the exons ATGCTGTCAACGTGGCGATGTTGCTCTCGAGCCATCCCACAACCGAAGTCCAATGAGCAGTCGAACTGGGTGGAAATCTATGAAAAGACTGCTGAAGTATTAGCTCCTGAAGTGAAAAAGCTGCTTAATTTCATGTATTTTCAG tgccaCCCAGTTCTTGAAAGTTATGGCAGATTCACACACCCTGCAGGAGTTGCAGAACAAGAATTCCTTTCTACACAGAACAAAATTCAAGACACGGTGGaagagaatttggaaaaaataatcggttaCAAAGAGCTTCTGTTCGATGTTGTCAATCTGTGTGTGCACATGTTCGAAACAAAAATGTACCTGACACCCACCGAAAAGCACATGCTGGTTAAA